In Halomarina ordinaria, one genomic interval encodes:
- a CDS encoding DUF7568 family protein has protein sequence MSRITNWKRESRTPTLAYRNTETGARAVLHRAPGSYRYKWRGAILVDGYPVGSRGYETKDAKSFRDELRKRPAPELSCPECPNSDVAIGGKTADGAKVQRWFECRSCGYEASSRIVYGAER, from the coding sequence ATGTCCCGGATCACAAATTGGAAGCGCGAGAGTCGCACACCCACACTCGCATACCGGAATACCGAGACCGGCGCTCGGGCGGTCTTACACCGAGCACCGGGCTCGTACCGCTACAAGTGGCGTGGCGCAATCCTCGTCGACGGCTACCCGGTGGGGTCGCGGGGGTACGAGACAAAAGACGCGAAATCGTTCCGTGACGAGCTCCGGAAACGGCCAGCGCCCGAACTGAGTTGTCCCGAGTGTCCGAACAGCGATGTGGCAATCGGCGGAAAAACGGCTGACGGCGCGAAGGTTCAGCGTTGGTTCGAGTGTCGGAGCTGTGGGTACGAAGCATCCTCGAGAATCGTGTACGGCGCCGAGCGCTGA
- a CDS encoding DUF7567 family protein has protein sequence MSLEVIDRHSEALFEFLWCPVCGHEVFSHIPFEGVFCKNCNTQVELQESRETRGYEEAVLACFDTHSTWNLHVDEKLRRDLPDGSARVKILGAPGAYEVDWWSPAPGDDWQPVERGEFDDVDEPADISHLA, from the coding sequence ATGAGTCTGGAAGTTATCGACCGCCACAGCGAAGCACTGTTCGAGTTCCTCTGGTGTCCGGTCTGCGGGCACGAGGTATTCAGTCACATTCCCTTCGAAGGAGTGTTCTGCAAGAACTGCAACACGCAGGTCGAACTCCAAGAATCCCGAGAGACACGCGGCTACGAGGAGGCCGTCCTCGCCTGCTTCGACACCCACTCAACGTGGAACCTCCACGTCGACGAGAAGCTCCGTCGCGACCTACCCGATGGGTCGGCACGGGTGAAGATCCTCGGCGCACCGGGTGCCTACGAGGTCGACTGGTGGAGTCCAGCACCCGGTGATGACTGGCAGCCGGTCGAACGAGGCGAGTTCGACGATGTCGACGAACCAGCCGATATCTCCCATCTCGCGTAG